The Patescibacteria group bacterium sequence AGGTAGTCATAAAAGAAGAAAAAAGAAAACTTTAACATCAAGCTAATATCTCATAGTGAGGAGTAGTCTAATTAATTAAAATTCTATCTAGCATTCAATTTGCAATGTTGTTATTATCTAGACTAATTGTCAGAATTTATAAAACAATTTTCATGTTAAAATATGTACTTCGTGCTTGTAGAGAGTGTCACTAAGATTCCATTATTAATGGTTACTAAAATTGATAACTAGAAACAAATTAAATGATGTAAGATTTAAATTATGAAAATATTGTTTCTAACTCGTTTTTTCTATCCTCACATAGGTGGAGTAGAGAAGCATGTTTATGAAGTTGGGAAAAGACTTTTAGAGAAAGGTCACACTGTTACTATTCTGACGGAGCAAATTCCCCTGACAAGTATACAGGTATATCAGTCAAATGATGAAAGTGCTAAGTTAATGGACAAAACTGAAAAATTTAGAATATATTGGGTACCCGTAGGAGAGGAGAATTGGTTCAAAAAATTTCGGATCTGGAAATGGTTATGGCAAAATAGACATCTTCTCAAGGATGCTGATATAATTCACTGTCATGATGTTTTTTTCTGGTATCTTCCCTTTAAATTCCTCTATCCCAACAAAAAAGTTTTTTTAACTTTTCATGGATATGAAGGAAATACTATTCCCGGTTTGAAAGCAAAATTTTGGCACAAAATAGGTGAAATTCTCACTAATGCCAATATTTGTGTTGGCAGTTTTTATAAAAAATGGTATGGAACAAAAGCCACCAAAATCATTTATGGAGGAACAAATCTTCCATTTCAAAGGCAATATATTTCCGAGAGTATAAAAAAAGCTGTTTTCATCGGAAGACTCGAAGAGGAGACAAGTATCATGCAGTATCTCCAGGCATTGAATCTATTAAAGAAAGAGAAGAATATAGTAAGACTTACTATACTTGGTGATGGATCATTAAGAAAAAAAGCAGAAGAATTTGTAAAGAAAAATAATCTACCAGTAACCTTTCAAGGATTTGTTAATGATACTGAACAGTATATAACTAAATCTGATATTGTTTTTGCTTCGAGATATCTAGCTATATTGGAAGCATTCGCTCATAAGAAATATGTTATTGCTCATTATAATTCACCCATTAAAAAAGATTATTTGCAGGCAACACCTTTTGCCAAATGGATAACGATTGCTAGTAACAGTAAGGAAATTGCTCAACAAATTAGAGAATATACAAAAAATCTTGATCAGATAAAAAAGAAAATTAACCTTGCATATGAATGGGTAGAAAACCAAAAATGGGATGATGTTGTATCTATCTACGAAAATCTTTGGAGAGGAAAGTAGTCTTATTTTTGTGTAATTGTGTTAATAGTATTTATAATGTAATCTATCTCCTCAGATGTCAATTTAGGATATAAAGGAATTGTTATTGTAGATGCACCAATTTTTTCAGCAATCGGAAAGTCACCTTTTTTGTATCCGTATTTCTTTTTATAGTAACTCATAAGGTGAATGGGTCTGAAGTTGACTGCTACTCCTATCATTCTCTCTTGCAGTGAACGGAGGATATTATCACGTTTTTTCGGGTCAACCCATATTGTATAAATATGACGGGCATGCTTGGTGCTGGGAAGTACAGATGGGATTGATATAAAAGGATTTTTTTTAAATGCTTTATCGTATCGTTTAGCTATTTTTTCTTTCTTTTTTAGCAATTCTTCTATCCTGTCTAGCTGATTAAGAAGCAGAGCAGCTTGAATATTGTTCATATTGGCTTTGAATCCTAGAAATTCCATATCGTAATGTTCATATTTTTTGGTATAGCGCTCACTTGCGCTCTTAGACATGCCATGTTGTCTTGCACGAAGAAGCCAACTGTAGAAATCTTTATTATTGGTAACTACTGCTCCTCCTTCTCCTGATGTGATATTCTTGGTTGCGTAAAAACTAAAACACGCCGCATCAGAAAGTTGACCAGGTCGTATACCATCTCGAACACCCTCAATACAATGTGCAGCGTCTTCTATCAATTTAAGAGAGTGTTTTTTAGCAATTGCTGCTATCTTCTGCATATCGCACATTTGACCATATAAGTGAACTACTACCAACGCTTTTGTTTTTGGCGTAATGGCTTTTTCAATCTTATCTGCGTCAATATTGCCCGTTGTTGATTCAACATCAACAAATACAGGTTTGGCACCACAATATTCGATAACATTTGCAGTTGCTATAAAAGAAAGAGGAGTTGTAATCACCTCGTCTCCTTCTTTAACTCCTAATCCTTTTAGCGCTAAAAAAAGTGCATCTGTGCAAGAAGTGACCCCTACTGCATAACGTATGTCAAGATAGTCAGCTAATTTTTCTTCAAATTCCTTGACTATGGATCCAGTTGTCAGGAAAAGCGAGTTCAAAACCTCTACACATTCTTTAATATCAATTGAAGAAATATTGTGTCTATAAAATTCAATTTTTTTATTTCTCATATCAAAACAAGCGATTGCGAATTTTTACTGATGACAAAATCGAGTCTGCTTCTAAAAGGTAGCGATAATACCACATTGTGTTTGTTTTGATGTCTTCTGTAATTTCTCCTTTTTCCAGAGCTTCTTTAACCTCAAGAATTCCCTCATCTACTGATACTTTGGGATGAAATGCAAGCGTTTGTTTAATCTTATCAAAACTTACCTTATAACTTCTTTGATCAGGATCATCAGGTGTCTCCTCAATAATAAGATCTTGAAAATGGCTTTTAATTTTAGTTGCAATCTGACGAACTTGATAATTCTGTTCATTTGATCCAACGTTGAAGATCTGTTTATTAATTTTTTTAATATCCTCTTCAACCATTATTCGATGAAACGCTTCGATAACATCACTTATATGAATAAGTGGACGCCATTGTCTTCCTCCTCCCATAATAAAAATTTTATTGTTTTTCCATGCATGAAGAGTCATAATATTAATTAGAAGATCAAATCTCATTCTACGCTTAGATACACCAAAAACTGTAGAAATTCTAGGAATAGTTACGATAAAATTATTATCCGCTAAAAGAAGTAGTTTTTTTTCCGCTGAAATTTTTGATTTGGCATATTCTGAGAGTGGCGAAGTAGGAGATTGCTCAGAGAGAGTTCCTTGCCCTGCTCCATACACACTGCATGAAGATGCAAAAATATAGCGTTTTACACCTGCTTCTTTTGCAACTCTTGCTAATTTTACCGCACCAAAATCATTAATTGATTTAGTAATCTTTGGATTTAAAGCTGCTGAAGGATCATTGGAAATTGATGCTAGATTAATAACAACGTCAACTCCTTTTAGAAGTTCTGTATTTAAAAACCTAATATCACCTTTGATAATTTTAAGCCGTTTATTTTTTGAGAGATCCTGCAGAGTGCTGCCGAAAAAGAAGCGATCAAGAGCTACGATATAGTATCCTCTCTTAAGAAAGTCTTCTACCATCTCTGTACCGATATATCCACCTGCTCCTGCAACAAAAACAGTCTTCATAAGGAAATGCTTCTTTTTCTTAAAACATAAAGTTTTTGAATTCCAAAATCTCCAGAGTTTTCTGTTTCTGAGAAAGTAGCAAAAAAATTATTTATATCATTAATATATGTGTCTTTATCCTGTTTTGTCATTGTCAAATACCTGAGAAATCGTGATGCCACGTAATAAATACTGGAGAATTTTTTGATTTCCACTATATCAAAATACTTTTGCAGAAATTTTTCTGTTTTTCTTTCTTCCAGATACAGATTAAAATCATGAACTGTTAATGGGGGAAGATTCGCTAACACTCGCAATTTATTTAAATTCCTTAGGCTTCCCATAAAAGCCTCTGACATGAGGAACAAACCACCTGGTTTAAGAACTCTATGCATTTCTTTTATTGCTCTTTTTTGAAGATTCCAGGATAGAAGATTTATAATAACTCGAATCGTATAAACTTTATCAAATGTATTATCGGATTCATCAATATTAAGGATATTTCCATGATAAAATTTGATTTTTCTTTCCTTATCTTTCTCATGTTGTGCAGAGATTGCATACTTAATTGATTTTTTACTATAATCAAAAGCTCTTACTTTTATATTGCGAGCTGATGCTATTGCAAATGTCGAATATCCATTTGAACAACCGGCATCCAAAACATAATCTCCGTCATCAATATAGTTGAGAATATTTTTTATTTCGAGTTGAATCATATTGGCGTCTCCCCAAGATACAGAATGAGAGGTTTTGTATTTAGCAGCGTTCTTTTCCCAATATGAATGGTTGAATTTTGAACGTTGAAGATCTTTTTGTTTGAGTGTCATTTTAAGTGCTAGTTGATTTTGACCCATAGTATTTAAAGCTCTGATTTAATTATATAGAGTGGTCTATTTTTATTCTCAATATAAAGCCTACCCACATATTCACCAATAATAGCAAGTATTATAATTTGCATGCCTCCAAGAATTACTAGTATTGCTGCAAATATTTCTAAAGGATTTATTAAACCATTATATGCAATTTTGCGAAAAATAATAAATACAATAAAAAGAAAATCTAATAAGAGAATAGCTCCACCTACTTTCAAAAAAAAATGCAAGGGATAAGCAGAGTATGCAAAAATTGCATCAAGAGCCAAATTTAGCTGTTGCGATAGTGTATATTTGGTCTTACCTTTATATCGTTTTCCGTGTTCAACAGGTTGGGGTGCATGATTAAATCCTACCCAGCCAATAATACCAACTAAATACCTATTACTTTCTCTCAAACTTCTAACTTCCTGTATTACTTGTTTAGTTGCTATACGGAAAATTGTCGAGTTAATGACTATTTTTTCTTTAATTAAACGACGCATCAATACATTGAAGAGGTATGATGAAAACCTTTTGAAAAAACCAAATTTTTTATTTTTTCTTATTGCGTATACTACGTCATATCCTTCTTGGAGTTTTTTATACAATTTTATAATCTCTTCTGGCTGATCCTGAAGATCTCCATCCATCATTACGATGATATCTCCTGTTGTTTTATCTAATCCAGCTGAAATAGCAATCTGATGACCAAAATTACGAGATAATTGGATAACTTTTACACTAGGATCTTTTTTGTGAAGCTTCTTAAGTTCATTAAAAGTGTTATCCGTACTACCATCATCAATAAAAATAATTTCTCTTTGAAATTTGGGAAAATCTTTTTTGAGAGCTTTATCAATTCTGGAATATAATACTGTTATAACTTCAGATTCATTAAAAACAGGAATTACAAGAGATATTTTCATATTTTAAAGAAATATTTTACTCTATTTGCCAATAAAATATAAAGAATTATAAAACAAGCGGTGATCCAAGCAATTATTGATATGATTTGACTTATTTGTTGAATTTTTAGCGGTATATACAAAACATCTAATTTATATAAACCTTTTACGAGATTAAATGTCATTATTCCTTGATATTTGGGATCATTATAATCTACTCTGATGGGTCTATTATTAGCATAAACATACCATCCAGGAAAGTAAAGAGTATTTTCTTTAAAGCGAGTAGGCATATGAACACTAACAACATATTCGCGTTTTGTTGATGTATTTGACAGCTCGACAATAGACGCATTACCTTCTATAACCTCAAGATTTTTGGCTGGGATTTCTTTTTGCCAGAGGTTCTTAGGATCAAGCCACTTTGGTGCAGCTGGTCCACCGCCTTCACCTGCAAAAGTACTCAAGGAAAGTTGATTTTCAAAATATAAATCTGATGCTATCTCGGGAATAGTCCTTCTATTGCCCCAATTAAGAATTGTTGAAAGCACTGCAAATGCTATTAAACTAATAAACAATATCTTATTTTTGATTTTCATTGTTACAATTCCTGCAATGCCCGCTGTTATAAAACTCATTAGTAAAAGCATTCTATATGAAAACTGCAGATTTTCAATAAGAGGAATCAGCGACCATAACGGCTTTGATATTGACTGCATGAGGAAAAAAATAATCAAAAAGAACACTAAGAAAAAATATACTATTAGCTTATTACTTGCAAATGATCTTTTCTTGATTAGAAATATAACAAGAAGTATGACAACAGTTAGTTGTGCATAACCAATAATAAATGATAGTTCGCCTTTGCTACCTTGAAAAAGTAATCCATATCGCCACGGTGAATAAATAAATTCTTGTATTTGTGGAAAAAGAACTTCATGATGAAAATATTTTTGCAAAGTGTATTTTCCCAAAGTTATTTCTGGAAGCCAATAAAAAAGAGAGAGAAGAAGACCAAAGATGAAAGAAAAAAGAAGCTTAATAATATTTTTCCAATACTTATTTTCTTTGTATAAAAGTAATATGCTATAACAGATGACAAATGGTAAAAGTATAAGAGCGATAGGATGAGAAAGAATGAGTAATCCTATTGATATAGCCAAGGTTAAAATCCAGATTAGATTTGATTTGTGGATAACTTTTTTGGTCGCTAACATACTTAATGGAAAAAACATAAATGCAATAACTTCTCCTGGATTAGCGCGGAAATGCAAATCAACAAGATGATAAGGGCTATAAAGATAAAAAACAGACGCAATAAATCCGGGTAATTTTCCAAATTCTTCCTTTGCCCAATAGTACATTGTTATCCCAGATCCTATGAATGATAACGCAAGTAATAATTTTAAGCTATTTAAAAAAGAAACCCCTAAAAAATGAAAGAAAGAGGTAATATAATAGGGGAGAGGAGGAGCAAAAATAAAAAGGGGGTATCCATAAGTTGCATTCAACTTACCTGCCCATTGTGGAAAGAATATTCCCTCTTGAAGGCTATGAAAAAATGCAATAGCCCTATACGTATGGAGCGACAAATCTCCACTCTCATAAGTTCCTTTTCTAAAAATACTGATAATAGGTGGAAGAGAGAAAATAATCACGAGAAACAAGAAATTAATCTTTTGTTTCTTGCGTAATTTTAAATAAAAGTATGAAATTGTTGCTAAGATAATAACTGCTATAAGATTAACAACAATCATCTTGTATGGCTGATACATATTTCTTATTGTAGATTGAGATTATAGTTGAGCGCAAGAAAATATGAAATATATATCCTTTGTTACTACTGTCTATAACGAAGAGAATACTATCTCATCTCTCTTAGAATCGCTTTTTAATCAAACCCGTCTTCCAGATGAGGTCATAATTGTTGATGGCGATTCTCAAGACAATACTGTCAAAAGAATACGCAACTTTTTATCAACTCTTCCTAAAAATAAAAACCTTCCTAGAGTACATCTTATTAGTAAACCATGTAATCGCTCTGAAGGAAGGAATTTGGGTATTAAAATGGCAAAAGGTGAAATAATTGCGTTGACTGATGCCGGATGTATACTTGATAAACATTGGATTGAAAGAATAATTAAACCATTTGCAAATAACTCAGTTGATGCAGTTGCTGGATATTACGCAGGAAGGTATCAGACTATTTTTCAGCAATGCCAAATTCCTTACTTTTTAGTTATGCCAGACAAGGTCAATCCACAAAATTTTCTTCCCGCTACACGATCTATGGCAATAAAAAAACAAGTATGGAAGGAACTTGGAGGATTTCCAGAAGAATATTCTCACAATGAAGACTATGTGTTTGCAAAGAAATTAAAAAAGATGGGTAAAAAGATCGCTTTTGCAGGGGATGCAATTGTTTATTGGCTTCCTAAAAAGACACTTAAGGATTGTTTTCTTATGTTTTTCAGACACGCATATGGTGATGCTGAAGCACGGATATTACGGCCAAAAGTTGTCATACTTTTTATCCGATATGTTTTTATCATAAGTATCTTTATCGTTGGACTTATAAAGTACAACCAAGCACTTCTATTAGGAGCTGGAGCAATTCTGATCTATATTGTCTGGTCAATTCAGAAAAATATTCGCTACTGTTATCGGATAAAGTCTCTGCTTTATCTTCCAATACTCCAGTTTACTGCAGATTTTGCTGTTATAACAGCAACTATTGCAGGCATTTTCTTAAAAAGAAAAATAAAAAGAGGACGTATATAGGATTTAAGTAGAGTATAATTACCTGTATGGGATATCGTTTTCAGGCTGTAAAAGGAATATCGTGGATAGGAACACTGCGTATTACAACAAGAATCTTAGCGTTTTTCCGTTATGCCATACTGGGGCGTATCCTCACACCATATGATTTTGGTCTTTTTGGAATAGCATCACTTTTATTATCTTTCCTAGAAATCATTACTGAAACGGGAGTCAACATTGTTCTTATTCAGCAAAAAAGTGATATAAAAAAGTATTTTCATTCAGCATGGATTGTCTCAATTGTGAGAGGGATTGTGCTATCTCTACTTATAATTTTATGTGCTCCTCTAATTGCAAATTTTTTTAATGCAACAGCTTCCTATCCGATTATTATTGCAATCGCACTCGTTCCTTTTATTAGGGGATTTATCAACCCGGCGATTGTACTTTTCCATAAAGAGCTACAATTTCAAAAAGAGTTTTGGTTTAGATTTATACTATTTGCCGTTGATACTTCTACAGCAATTATTATCGCATTTTTAACTAAGAGTGCACTGAGTTTCGTAGGTGGACTTATTGCATCTGCAGTTGTTGAAGTTATAGGTTCATTTTTAATTGTAAAACTTCGTCCGAAGTTAAGATTTGAAGTAAAGAAAATAAAATACATTTTACAGAGAGGATGGTGGGTAACAATAACGGGAGTATTTTCTTATATTGCAGATCAAGGAGATAATATTATTGTCGGAAGGTTGTTGGGTACGAGTGCTTTGGGTATTTATCAAATAGCATATAAAATTTCAACACTTACTATTACTGAAATTACTGATGTTGTAAACAAAGTCGTTTTCCCAGTTTATGTCAAATTCGCAAATGACAGAAAACGCTTGCTCACAGCTTTCTTAAAGGTGACAGGCGTGACATCATTGGGTGCGCTGGTAATTGCGTCAGGTTTATTCATTTTCGCTCATGAGATTATTCTTCTACTTATGGGACAGCAATGGCTTGAGGCTGTTCCAGTTATCAAAATCTTAGCAATCTACGGATTTCTGAGAACACTTTTCGGTAATTTAGCACCAGTATTCTTAGCAATTGAAAGACAAGATTATATAGCTAAAATGACCTTTTTTAGAGTTATGGGTTTGTTGATTACAATTATACCATTTGTTATATTTTATGGATTAGCCGGAGCGGGTTTTTCAGCTCTTGCTTCCATAATTGCTGAAATACCAATAGCATTATACTTTTTGGTAAAAACATTTCATAAATAACTATGAATATAGCATTTTTTCACGAACTGCATTTTGGTGGAGCTAGAAGAGTAGTTGGTGAATATGGAAAAGTAATGCGTAAGAATCATAGAGTTGATTTATT is a genomic window containing:
- a CDS encoding glycosyl transferase — translated: MKILFLTRFFYPHIGGVEKHVYEVGKRLLEKGHTVTILTEQIPLTSIQVYQSNDESAKLMDKTEKFRIYWVPVGEENWFKKFRIWKWLWQNRHLLKDADIIHCHDVFFWYLPFKFLYPNKKVFLTFHGYEGNTIPGLKAKFWHKIGEILTNANICVGSFYKKWYGTKATKIIYGGTNLPFQRQYISESIKKAVFIGRLEEETSIMQYLQALNLLKKEKNIVRLTILGDGSLRKKAEEFVKKNNLPVTFQGFVNDTEQYITKSDIVFASRYLAILEAFAHKKYVIAHYNSPIKKDYLQATPFAKWITIASNSKEIAQQIREYTKNLDQIKKKINLAYEWVENQKWDDVVSIYENLWRGK
- a CDS encoding lipopolysaccharide biosynthesis protein, with product MGYRFQAVKGISWIGTLRITTRILAFFRYAILGRILTPYDFGLFGIASLLLSFLEIITETGVNIVLIQQKSDIKKYFHSAWIVSIVRGIVLSLLIILCAPLIANFFNATASYPIIIAIALVPFIRGFINPAIVLFHKELQFQKEFWFRFILFAVDTSTAIIIAFLTKSALSFVGGLIASAVVEVIGSFLIVKLRPKLRFEVKKIKYILQRGWWVTITGVFSYIADQGDNIIVGRLLGTSALGIYQIAYKISTLTITEITDVVNKVVFPVYVKFANDRKRLLTAFLKVTGVTSLGALVIASGLFIFAHEIILLLMGQQWLEAVPVIKILAIYGFLRTLFGNLAPVFLAIERQDYIAKMTFFRVMGLLITIIPFVIFYGLAGAGFSALASIIAEIPIALYFLVKTFHK
- a CDS encoding NAD-dependent dehydratase, which encodes MKTVFVAGAGGYIGTEMVEDFLKRGYYIVALDRFFFGSTLQDLSKNKRLKIIKGDIRFLNTELLKGVDVVINLASISNDPSAALNPKITKSINDFGAVKLARVAKEAGVKRYIFASSCSVYGAGQGTLSEQSPTSPLSEYAKSKISAEKKLLLLADNNFIVTIPRISTVFGVSKRRMRFDLLINIMTLHAWKNNKIFIMGGGRQWRPLIHISDVIEAFHRIMVEEDIKKINKQIFNVGSNEQNYQVRQIATKIKSHFQDLIIEETPDDPDQRSYKVSFDKIKQTLAFHPKVSVDEGILEVKEALEKGEITEDIKTNTMWYYRYLLEADSILSSVKIRNRLF
- a CDS encoding glycosyl transferase; the protein is MKISLVIPVFNESEVITVLYSRIDKALKKDFPKFQREIIFIDDGSTDNTFNELKKLHKKDPSVKVIQLSRNFGHQIAISAGLDKTTGDIIVMMDGDLQDQPEEIIKLYKKLQEGYDVVYAIRKNKKFGFFKRFSSYLFNVLMRRLIKEKIVINSTIFRIATKQVIQEVRSLRESNRYLVGIIGWVGFNHAPQPVEHGKRYKGKTKYTLSQQLNLALDAIFAYSAYPLHFFLKVGGAILLLDFLFIVFIIFRKIAYNGLINPLEIFAAILVILGGMQIIILAIIGEYVGRLYIENKNRPLYIIKSEL
- the spsC gene encoding spore coat polysaccharide biosynthesis protein SpsC, translating into MRNKKIEFYRHNISSIDIKECVEVLNSLFLTTGSIVKEFEEKLADYLDIRYAVGVTSCTDALFLALKGLGVKEGDEVITTPLSFIATANVIEYCGAKPVFVDVESTTGNIDADKIEKAITPKTKALVVVHLYGQMCDMQKIAAIAKKHSLKLIEDAAHCIEGVRDGIRPGQLSDAACFSFYATKNITSGEGGAVVTNNKDFYSWLLRARQHGMSKSASERYTKKYEHYDMEFLGFKANMNNIQAALLLNQLDRIEELLKKKEKIAKRYDKAFKKNPFISIPSVLPSTKHARHIYTIWVDPKKRDNILRSLQERMIGVAVNFRPIHLMSYYKKKYGYKKGDFPIAEKIGASTITIPLYPKLTSEEIDYIINTINTITQK